A single region of the Hippopotamus amphibius kiboko isolate mHipAmp2 chromosome 6, mHipAmp2.hap2, whole genome shotgun sequence genome encodes:
- the LOC130856056 gene encoding cytochrome c oxidase subunit 7A2, mitochondrial: MLRNLLALRQIGQRTISTASRRQFENKVPEKQKLFQEDNGIPVHLKGGIADALLYRATMILTVGGTAYAIYQLAVASFPKRQD, encoded by the exons ATGCTGCGGAATCTGCTG gctCTTCGTCAGATTGGCCAGAGGACCATAAGTACTGCTTCACGCAGGCAGTTTGAAAATAAAGttccagagaaacaaaagctgTTTCAG GAGGATAATGGAATTCCAGTGCATCTAAAGGGTGGGATAGCTGATGCCCTCCTGTATAGAGCCACCATGATTCTTACAGTTGGAG gaacaGCATATGCCATATATCAGCTGGCTGTGGCTTCATTTCCCAAGAGGCAGGATTGA